A genomic window from Coccinella septempunctata chromosome 9, icCocSept1.1, whole genome shotgun sequence includes:
- the LOC123320762 gene encoding uncharacterized protein LOC123320762 isoform X8, whose translation MMAETVKKSRIVSEDNLEESLMEEFNMRLRNCLSQDPLENDAESPRQQEENLYENIETVKTTATITKTFIQTERTEEILNESKMSNGHATDLPHKTENIYENVQKTSSEYVDMESNVEKKETVKAEAIYEDLRTEDEPEVTKPSFTLLTAASMEAPDLKSAKDRMLLSTDDTSTLFFTQTVTSPMLTPSEENVDFLKGFRRESSANSSPKDSSRSEEAPAANPEVAADTEDVVEALEEAVEEIEAPPPAEKYVEQVQENIYENLETMDEQIYENVEELKAGTDCFNRLEDTSENTSEPASEEVQDVVSQIEQRNRTSDFGEDDDVTEISDVYSLDKQVSDSDSSNMVLDPSRPEDFARRNDRFGVIQDYINNERDYQEDAGREDLEPQKVGYDDAEVIEYIAMTEEPKRKAHVDPPKVTEEAKPQESGDYRQEDETDEAFYEARSPAQTRIVDEIVKNYVSTKSDAGVKNREKDTETVPAKIVQNLTSQFMKGGDEREDAAGKGKKHDVNQLKSVDIMRQINKFEQKDDTVESTQITETYVETTTAFDSDMAEKAMKKKKTKKSRKEEKENISVNETNLDSFYNVNVKSLCRSFGDLTKIDDKSRKSHPKKEYSLENRMRSKSLNSLTSSNHRHIDKSLSGVSVKALKEKFYSSSHHGQEKTHDYTRSKLSLLCSSSQNLAPVKSSFSKFDALQKKNVLHIRSSDSTKAQEKFNGTAIDATLCKCCGKQAFQMEQIKAEKAVWHKNCFRCHECNKQLNVDTYESHEGTLYCKPHFKALFVPKAVDDTDEPPKQRKTEVIIRENQPVELPPDVVRASDKPDLGLEELQSLNVKERFQVFEQHQTSDNTIERTQVNVKRSPSILSKLAKFQSKGMDIGVTDESLNGIPIEESSSEEEEDIPDGEDAELVRAKRVQKEKPFHFTGMSDVKNKFEHGESNGRDERREERKQEIQSIRNKLFMGKQGKMKEAYQEAVMKSESTVNMKKEEIKVCDTKTIKERFEKGEIVQEGVREGKDEEEQEVYESEISKKSRSLFLQLDANASKAPQLSAVTPKLEVRKAREAFILKSASQDTVKCTEQIDDVTVETADIQQRFKFFETYREPEKERKQFRITPPREGQVKGSTPERELYHDPDIVRADEVIEDSVIAKETHTATKMLNKFRQMEENMSKEPQPQGLKPLKRFTPPPEPAREDRSSEEEGSESEEEEEDELDQIHSQKLEDEDLIEAKKAARAKQLKAKFERWEAKEIKKEQTSSITINEDEQSQIESTKLLRERFESMRESHTETNKQPKIKVNRFVLRDDELNYSVKRMREIFQNLQAASF comes from the exons ATGGCTGAGACAGTGAAGAAATCGAGAATAGTAAGTGAGGATAACTTGGAAGAATCACTAATGGAAGAGTTCAATATGCGTCTTAGAAACTGCCTTAGCCAA GATCCGCTCGAAAACGACGCAGAATCACCGCGACAACAAGAAGAGAACCTCTACGAGAACATCGAGACCGTCAAAACCACGGCTACCATCACCAAGACCTTCATCCAGACTGAGAGGACCGAGGAGATCCTGAACGAGTCCAAGATGTCGAACGGCCACGCCACCGACCTACCACACAAGACCGAGAACATATACGAGAACGTCCAGAAAACGTCCTCCGAATACGTGGACATGGAGAGCAACGTCGAGAAGAAGGAGACGGTCAAGGCGGAGGCGATCTACGAGGATCTGAGGACTGAGGACGAACCGGAAGTGACGAAACCCAGTTTCACCCTCCTCACGGCGGCCTCAATGGAGGCGCCCGACCTGAAATCCGCCAAAGACCGCATGCTGCTCTCCACCGACGACACGTCCACGTTGTTCTTCACGCAGACCGTCACGTCGCCGATGCTGACGCCGTCCGAGGAGAACGTCGACTTCCTGAAGGGTTTCAGGAGGGAGTCGAGCGCCAACTCTTCCCCCAAAGACAGCAGTCGGAGCGAGGAGGCGCCCGCCGCCAACCCGGAGGTGGCGGCGGACACGGAAGATGTTGTTGAGGCGCTGGAGGAGGCGGTGGAGGAGATAGAGGCGCCGCCCCCTGCCGAGAAGTACGTGGAGCAGGTGCAGGAGAACATCTACGAGAACCTTGAGACGATGGACGAGCAGATCTACGAGAACGTGGAGGAACTGAAGGCGGGCACGGATTGTTTCAATAG ATTGGAAGACACGTCGGAGAACACGTCCGAACCGGCGTCCGAGGAGGTGCAAGACGTGGTCTCGCAGATCGAGCAACGCAACAGGACGTCGGACTTCGGCGAAGACGACGACGTCACCGAGATAAGCGACGTGTACTCCTTGGACAAGCAGGTGTCCGACTCGGACTCGTCCAACATGGTCCTGGACCCTTCCAGGCCGGAGGATTTCGCGAGGAGGAACGACAGGTTCGGCGTCATCCAGGACTACATAAACAACGAGAGGGATTACCAGGAGGACGCCGGCAGGGAGGATCTGGAGCCCCAGAAGGTCGGTTACGACGACGCTGAGGTCATAGAGTACATCGCGATGACCGAAGAGCCCAAACGGAAGGCTCACGTTGATCCTCCCAAGGTCACCGAGGAGGCTAAACCGCAGGAAAGTGGAGACTACCGTCAGGAGGACGAAACGGACGAGGCCTTCTACGAGGCCAGGTCTCCAGCCCAGACCAGGATAGTGGACGAGATTGTCAAGAACTACGTGTCGACCAAATCCGACGCCGGCGTCAAGAACCGCGAGAAGGACACGGAAACCGTGCCGGCCAAGATCGTCCAGAACCTAACCTCGCAGTTCATGAAGGGCGGCGACGAGAGGGAAGACGCCGCCGGGAAGGGCAAGAAACACGACGTTAACCAGCTGAAGTCGGTGGACATCATGAGGCAGATCAACAAGTTCGAACAGAAAGACGATACAGTGGAG AGCACCCAAATAACGGAAACTTACGTGGAAACGACCACTGCGTTCGACTCTGACATGGCCGAAAAAGcgatgaaaaagaaaaaaaccaaaaaatcgCGCaaggaagaaaaagaaaacaTTTCAGTT AATGAAACTAACCTGGATTCGTTTTATAACGTGAACGTTAAGAGTTTG TGTAGGAGTTTTGGAGATTTAACAAAAATCGATGATAAAAGTAGAAAATCGCATCCTAAAAAGGAATATTCACTAGAAAATAGGATG CGTTCAAAATCTCTGAACTCCCTAACATCATCAAATCACAGACATATCGATAAGAGTCTGTCTGGAGTTTCTGTGAAGGCGTTG AAAGAGAAATTTTACTCGAGCTCTCATCATGGCCAAGAAAAAACACATGATTACACGAGGTCCAAACTTAGTTTATTATGTAGCAGTAGTCAAAACCTAGCTCCAGTG aaatcgagtttCAGCAAATTCGACGCTCTACAGAAGAAGAACGTTTTGCACATAAGAAGCAGCGATTCCACCAAAGCTCAGGAAAAATTCAAC GGAACGGCTATCGACGCAACACTCTGTAAGTGCTGTGGCAAACAAGCGTTTCAAATGGAACAGATCAAGGCGGAGAAGGCGGTCTGGCACAAGAACTGCTTCAGGTGCCACGAATGCAACAAACAGCTGAA CGTTGACACTTATGAAAGTCACGAAGGAACATTATACTGTAAACCCCATTTCAAGGCACTTTTTGTCCCAAAGGCTGTGGACGACACGGATGAACCAC CTAAACAGAGAAAAACAGAAGTAATAATACGTGAAAATCAGCCTGTAGAATTACCTCCAGACGTAGTTAGAG cGAGCGATAAACCAGATCTGGGTCTCGAAGAACTGCAGAGCCTCAATGTCAAAGAACGTTTCCAAGTCTTCGAACAGCACCAAACATCAGACAATACGATAGAACGTACCCAAGTTAACGTTAAGAGATCTCCTTCCATACTATCTAAGTTAGCCAA ATTTCAGTCCAAAGGGATGGACATAGGGGTGACCGACGAATCCCTGAACGGTATACCCATCGAGGAAAGCTCATCTGAAGAGGAAGAGGATATACCGGACGGAGAAGACGCGGAACTGGTGAGAGCGAAGAGGGTCCAAAAGGAGAAACCTTTCCATTTCACCGGAATGTCGGACGTGAAGAACAAGTTCGAACACGGCGAATCTAACGGGAGAGACGAGAGGAGGGAGGAGAGAAAACAGGAAATACAGTCGATTAGGAATAAATTGTTCATG GGTAAACAGGGTAAAATGAAGGAGGCGTATCAGGAGGCCGTCATGAAGTCCGAATCCACTGTTAATATGAAGAAGGAGGAGATCAAAGTTTGTGATACTAAGACGATAAAGGAGAGGTTCGAGAAGGGCGAGATCGTTCAGGAGGGCGTCAGGGAGGGCAAGGATGAAGAGGAGCAAGAGGTGTACGAGAGTG agattAGCAAAAAGTCAAGGTCTCTCTTCCTCCAACTAGACGCTAACGCATCGAAAGCTCCCCAACTATCGGCGGTAACCCCCAAGCTCGAAGTCAGAAAAGCGAGAGAG GCCTTTATACTGAAGTCCGCCTCTCAGGACACTGTCAAGTGTACAGAACAGATAGACGACGTTACCGTGGAAACGGCCGACATACAGCAGAGGTTTAAATTTTTCGAGACCTACAGAGAGCCGGAGAAAGAGAGAAAACAGTTCAGGATCACGCCCCCCAGAGAGGGGCAAGTCAag GGTTCCACTCCGGAAAGGGAATTATACCACGATCCAGACATAGTGAGAGCAGACGAAGTGATCGAGGATTCTGTCATAGCCAAGGAAACGCACACAGCTACGAAAATGTTGAACAAATTCAGACAAATGGAGGAAAACATGTCGAAGGAGCCACAACCTCAAG GCCTTAAACCCTTAAAAAGGTTCACACCCCCGCCAGAACCAGCCAGGGAAGACAGATCGAGTGAAGAAGAAGGCTCGGAAAGTGAGGAGGAGGAGGAAGACGAATTGGACCAAATTCACTCTCAAAAACTAGAAGACGAGGATCTCATCGAG GCAAAAAAGGCTGCCCGTGCCAAACAGCTGAAGGCCAAGTTCGAGAGGTGGGAAgcgaaagaaatcaaaaaagaaCAGACCAGCTCCATAACCATCAATGAAGACGAACAATCACAAATTGAGTCGACAAAATT ATTGAGGGAAAGATTCGAATCGATGAGGGAATCTCACACGGAAACAAATAAACAGCCAAAAATAAAAGTTAACAGATTTGTG TTGAGAGACGATGAATTAAATTATTCAGTTAAAAGAATGagggaaatttttcaaaacctaCAAGCTGCCTCCTTTTGA
- the LOC123320762 gene encoding uncharacterized protein LOC123320762 isoform X2, with the protein MAETVKKSRIVSEDNLEESLMEEFNMRLRNCLSQDPLENDAESPRQQEENLYENIETVKTTATITKTFIQTERTEEILNESKMSNGHATDLPHKTENIYENVQKTSSEYVDMESNVEKKETVKAEAIYEDLRTEDEPEVTKPSFTLLTAASMEAPDLKSAKDRMLLSTDDTSTLFFTQTVTSPMLTPSEENVDFLKGFRRESSANSSPKDSSRSEEAPAANPEVAADTEDVVEALEEAVEEIEAPPPAEKYVEQVQENIYENLETMDEQIYENVEELKAGTDCFNRLEDTSENTSEPASEEVQDVVSQIEQRNRTSDFGEDDDVTEISDVYSLDKQVSDSDSSNMVLDPSRPEDFARRNDRFGVIQDYINNERDYQEDAGREDLEPQKVGYDDAEVIEYIAMTEEPKRKAHVDPPKVTEEAKPQESGDYRQEDETDEAFYEARSPAQTRIVDEIVKNYVSTKSDAGVKNREKDTETVPAKIVQNLTSQFMKGGDEREDAAGKGKKHDVNQLKSVDIMRQINKFEQKDDTVESTQITETYVETTTAFDSDMAEKAMKKKKTKKSRKEEKENISVNETNLDSFYNVNVKSLCRSFGDLTKIDDKSRKSHPKKEYSLENRMRSKSLNSLTSSNHRHIDKSLSGVSVKALKEKFYSSSHHGQEKTHDYTRSKLSLLCSSSQNLAPVKSSFSKFDALQKKNVLHIRSSDSTKAQEKFNGTAIDATLCKCCGKQAFQMEQIKAEKAVWHKNCFRCHECNKQLNVDTYESHEGTLYCKPHFKALFVPKAVDDTDEPPKQRKTEVIIRENQPVELPPDVVRASDKPDLGLEELQSLNVKERFQVFEQHQTSDNTIERTQVNVKRSPSILSKLAKFQSKGMDIGVTDESLNGIPIEESSSEEEEDIPDGEDAELVRAKRVQKEKPFHFTGMSDVKNKFEHGESNGRDERREERKQEIQSIRNKLFMGKQGKMKEAYQEAVMKSESTVNMKKEEIKVCDTKTIKERFEKGEIVQEGVREGKDEEEQEVYESEISKKSRSLFLQLDANASKAPQLSAVTPKLEVRKAREAFILKSASQDTVKCTEQIDDVTVETADIQQRFKFFETYREPEKERKQFRITPPREGQVKGSTPERELYHDPDIVRADEVIEDSVIAKETHTATKMLNKFRQMEENMSKEPQPQGLKPLKRFTPPPEPAREDRSSEEEGSESEEEEEDELDQIHSQKLEDEDLIEAKKAARAKQLKAKFERWEAKEIKKEQTSSITINEDEQSQIESTKLLRERFESMRESHTETNKQPKIKVNRFVELSNIMEYCEGCEKRVYPLEKISVHGRLFHKSCFKCKECNSILRMDSYTYNQGRLYCTPHFKRLFITKGNYDSAFGFEGHKEKWNSAVA; encoded by the exons ATGGCTGAGACAGTGAAGAAATCGAGAATAGTAAGTGAGGATAACTTGGAAGAATCACTAATGGAAGAGTTCAATATGCGTCTTAGAAACTGCCTTAGCCAA GATCCGCTCGAAAACGACGCAGAATCACCGCGACAACAAGAAGAGAACCTCTACGAGAACATCGAGACCGTCAAAACCACGGCTACCATCACCAAGACCTTCATCCAGACTGAGAGGACCGAGGAGATCCTGAACGAGTCCAAGATGTCGAACGGCCACGCCACCGACCTACCACACAAGACCGAGAACATATACGAGAACGTCCAGAAAACGTCCTCCGAATACGTGGACATGGAGAGCAACGTCGAGAAGAAGGAGACGGTCAAGGCGGAGGCGATCTACGAGGATCTGAGGACTGAGGACGAACCGGAAGTGACGAAACCCAGTTTCACCCTCCTCACGGCGGCCTCAATGGAGGCGCCCGACCTGAAATCCGCCAAAGACCGCATGCTGCTCTCCACCGACGACACGTCCACGTTGTTCTTCACGCAGACCGTCACGTCGCCGATGCTGACGCCGTCCGAGGAGAACGTCGACTTCCTGAAGGGTTTCAGGAGGGAGTCGAGCGCCAACTCTTCCCCCAAAGACAGCAGTCGGAGCGAGGAGGCGCCCGCCGCCAACCCGGAGGTGGCGGCGGACACGGAAGATGTTGTTGAGGCGCTGGAGGAGGCGGTGGAGGAGATAGAGGCGCCGCCCCCTGCCGAGAAGTACGTGGAGCAGGTGCAGGAGAACATCTACGAGAACCTTGAGACGATGGACGAGCAGATCTACGAGAACGTGGAGGAACTGAAGGCGGGCACGGATTGTTTCAATAG ATTGGAAGACACGTCGGAGAACACGTCCGAACCGGCGTCCGAGGAGGTGCAAGACGTGGTCTCGCAGATCGAGCAACGCAACAGGACGTCGGACTTCGGCGAAGACGACGACGTCACCGAGATAAGCGACGTGTACTCCTTGGACAAGCAGGTGTCCGACTCGGACTCGTCCAACATGGTCCTGGACCCTTCCAGGCCGGAGGATTTCGCGAGGAGGAACGACAGGTTCGGCGTCATCCAGGACTACATAAACAACGAGAGGGATTACCAGGAGGACGCCGGCAGGGAGGATCTGGAGCCCCAGAAGGTCGGTTACGACGACGCTGAGGTCATAGAGTACATCGCGATGACCGAAGAGCCCAAACGGAAGGCTCACGTTGATCCTCCCAAGGTCACCGAGGAGGCTAAACCGCAGGAAAGTGGAGACTACCGTCAGGAGGACGAAACGGACGAGGCCTTCTACGAGGCCAGGTCTCCAGCCCAGACCAGGATAGTGGACGAGATTGTCAAGAACTACGTGTCGACCAAATCCGACGCCGGCGTCAAGAACCGCGAGAAGGACACGGAAACCGTGCCGGCCAAGATCGTCCAGAACCTAACCTCGCAGTTCATGAAGGGCGGCGACGAGAGGGAAGACGCCGCCGGGAAGGGCAAGAAACACGACGTTAACCAGCTGAAGTCGGTGGACATCATGAGGCAGATCAACAAGTTCGAACAGAAAGACGATACAGTGGAG AGCACCCAAATAACGGAAACTTACGTGGAAACGACCACTGCGTTCGACTCTGACATGGCCGAAAAAGcgatgaaaaagaaaaaaaccaaaaaatcgCGCaaggaagaaaaagaaaacaTTTCAGTT AATGAAACTAACCTGGATTCGTTTTATAACGTGAACGTTAAGAGTTTG TGTAGGAGTTTTGGAGATTTAACAAAAATCGATGATAAAAGTAGAAAATCGCATCCTAAAAAGGAATATTCACTAGAAAATAGGATG CGTTCAAAATCTCTGAACTCCCTAACATCATCAAATCACAGACATATCGATAAGAGTCTGTCTGGAGTTTCTGTGAAGGCGTTG AAAGAGAAATTTTACTCGAGCTCTCATCATGGCCAAGAAAAAACACATGATTACACGAGGTCCAAACTTAGTTTATTATGTAGCAGTAGTCAAAACCTAGCTCCAGTG aaatcgagtttCAGCAAATTCGACGCTCTACAGAAGAAGAACGTTTTGCACATAAGAAGCAGCGATTCCACCAAAGCTCAGGAAAAATTCAAC GGAACGGCTATCGACGCAACACTCTGTAAGTGCTGTGGCAAACAAGCGTTTCAAATGGAACAGATCAAGGCGGAGAAGGCGGTCTGGCACAAGAACTGCTTCAGGTGCCACGAATGCAACAAACAGCTGAA CGTTGACACTTATGAAAGTCACGAAGGAACATTATACTGTAAACCCCATTTCAAGGCACTTTTTGTCCCAAAGGCTGTGGACGACACGGATGAACCAC CTAAACAGAGAAAAACAGAAGTAATAATACGTGAAAATCAGCCTGTAGAATTACCTCCAGACGTAGTTAGAG cGAGCGATAAACCAGATCTGGGTCTCGAAGAACTGCAGAGCCTCAATGTCAAAGAACGTTTCCAAGTCTTCGAACAGCACCAAACATCAGACAATACGATAGAACGTACCCAAGTTAACGTTAAGAGATCTCCTTCCATACTATCTAAGTTAGCCAA ATTTCAGTCCAAAGGGATGGACATAGGGGTGACCGACGAATCCCTGAACGGTATACCCATCGAGGAAAGCTCATCTGAAGAGGAAGAGGATATACCGGACGGAGAAGACGCGGAACTGGTGAGAGCGAAGAGGGTCCAAAAGGAGAAACCTTTCCATTTCACCGGAATGTCGGACGTGAAGAACAAGTTCGAACACGGCGAATCTAACGGGAGAGACGAGAGGAGGGAGGAGAGAAAACAGGAAATACAGTCGATTAGGAATAAATTGTTCATG GGTAAACAGGGTAAAATGAAGGAGGCGTATCAGGAGGCCGTCATGAAGTCCGAATCCACTGTTAATATGAAGAAGGAGGAGATCAAAGTTTGTGATACTAAGACGATAAAGGAGAGGTTCGAGAAGGGCGAGATCGTTCAGGAGGGCGTCAGGGAGGGCAAGGATGAAGAGGAGCAAGAGGTGTACGAGAGTG agattAGCAAAAAGTCAAGGTCTCTCTTCCTCCAACTAGACGCTAACGCATCGAAAGCTCCCCAACTATCGGCGGTAACCCCCAAGCTCGAAGTCAGAAAAGCGAGAGAG GCCTTTATACTGAAGTCCGCCTCTCAGGACACTGTCAAGTGTACAGAACAGATAGACGACGTTACCGTGGAAACGGCCGACATACAGCAGAGGTTTAAATTTTTCGAGACCTACAGAGAGCCGGAGAAAGAGAGAAAACAGTTCAGGATCACGCCCCCCAGAGAGGGGCAAGTCAag GGTTCCACTCCGGAAAGGGAATTATACCACGATCCAGACATAGTGAGAGCAGACGAAGTGATCGAGGATTCTGTCATAGCCAAGGAAACGCACACAGCTACGAAAATGTTGAACAAATTCAGACAAATGGAGGAAAACATGTCGAAGGAGCCACAACCTCAAG GCCTTAAACCCTTAAAAAGGTTCACACCCCCGCCAGAACCAGCCAGGGAAGACAGATCGAGTGAAGAAGAAGGCTCGGAAAGTGAGGAGGAGGAGGAAGACGAATTGGACCAAATTCACTCTCAAAAACTAGAAGACGAGGATCTCATCGAG GCAAAAAAGGCTGCCCGTGCCAAACAGCTGAAGGCCAAGTTCGAGAGGTGGGAAgcgaaagaaatcaaaaaagaaCAGACCAGCTCCATAACCATCAATGAAGACGAACAATCACAAATTGAGTCGACAAAATT ATTGAGGGAAAGATTCGAATCGATGAGGGAATCTCACACGGAAACAAATAAACAGCCAAAAATAAAAGTTAACAGATTTGTG GAATTATCCAACATCATGGAATATTGCGAGGGGTGTGAGAAGAGGGTATATCCACTGGAGAAGATTTCAGTACACGGCAGGCTTTTTCACAAATCTTGCTTTAAATGCAAAGAGTGCAATAGCATCTTGAG aaTGGATTCTTACACCTACAACCAAGGTAGGTTGTATTGTACTCCCCATTTCAAGAGGTTGTTCATCACGAAGGGAAACTACGATTCCGCATTCGGTTTCGAGGGGCACAAAGAAAAATGGAACTCCGCAGTAGCATAA